CTGACGGGGGACGGGACCGGATGAGCGCCGAGGGCACGAGCAGCGCCGAGCCGTTGCCCGACGTCGTCGACGATCCCGCGGACGCCCGGCGTGCCCTGCTGGACCTGGCGATCACCGCCGCCGGCGTGGGCACCTTCGACTGGGACCTGACCACCGGCGGCCTGAGCTGGGACGACCGGCTGATCGAGATGTTCGGGTACACGCCGGCCGACTTCGAGGGCACCATCGAGGCGTTCCGCCGTCGGTTGCACCCCGCGGACCTGCCCCGGATCACCGGCCTGCTGCAGCAGGCCATCGACACCCGTGGCGACTTCGCCACCGAGTACCGCGTCCGGCTCCCGGACGGGGGGCTGCGGTGGGTGGCCGCCCGCGGGCGGGCGCTGGGGAGCGAGCAGGGCGCGACCGTCCGCCTGCTGGGTGCGGCCTGGGACATCACCGAGCGGCGGGCCGGCCAGGAGCGCGTCGCGCAGCTGATCGAGGGCATGGCCGTCGGCTTCGCCACGCTGGACCGCGACTGGGTGATCACCCACGTCAACGCCGAGGCCGAGCGGATCATCGGTGCCCCGCGCGAGGACCTGCTGGGCCGCGACATCTGGGAGCGGTTCCCCGAGGCGGTCGACAGCGAGTTCGAGGTGAACTTCCGGCGCGCGGCCGGGACCGGGCGGCCGGTCGTCTTCGACGCCTACTACCCCGCGCCGCTCGACATCTGGGTCGAGGTGCGCGCCACGCCCACCCCCGACGGGCTGGCGTTGTACTTCCTGGACGTCTCCGCCCGGCGCGCCGTCCAGCAGCAGGCCGAGCGGGCCGCGGCGCGGGAGGGGCTGCTCAACCGGATCACCGAGGAGCTGGTGGGCACCCTGGACGCCGAGGAGGCCATCGGCCGGCTCGCGCGGATGGTGCTGCCCGCCGTCGCCGACCTCGCCATCGTCACCCTCATCGACGACGACCGCGCGGCCGGGACGCGCCGCGGGCTGCGCACCACCGCGACCTGGCACGTCGACCCGGCGCTGCGGCCGGTGGTCGAGGCCTACGCCCAGGCGCGGCTGGCCGCGCTCACCGACGACGCGCTCATCCTGCGCGCCGTGCGCGGCGGGCAGGTGCAGCTGGTGGCCCGCGACGCCGCGGCCGAGGTACGGCGCGTGCTGCCGCCCGGACCGCTGCACGACATGGTCACCACCCTGGCCCCGGAGGCCATCGTGGTGCTGCCGCTGCCCGGGCGCACCGGCCCGGTCGGGATGCTCACCCTGGCCAACGGCGCCGACCGCGGCCCCTTCACCCCGGAGGACCTCCTCACCGCCCGGCACGTCGCCACCCGCGCGGGTCTGGTGCTGGACAACGCCCGCCTCTACCGGCAGCAGCGCGACCTGGCCGAGGGCTTCCAGCGGTCCCTGCTCACCCCGCCGCCGCAGCCCGAGCACGGGCAGGTCGTCGTGCGCTACGTGCCGGCGGCCCAGGCGGCCGAGGTCGGCGGCGACTGGTACGACGCGTTCCTGCAGCCCTCGGGTGCCACGGTGCTGGTCATCGGGGACGTCGTCGGTCACGACGTGCAGGCCGCCGCCGCGATGGGCCAGGCCCGCACCATCGTGCGGACGCTGGCCGCCCGCGGCCACGCCGGGCCGGCGGCGGTCCTCACCGAGGCCGAGCAGGTCCTGCAGACGCTGCAGTCGGGGATCCTGGCGACCGCGGTGGTGGCCCGCCTGGAGCAGACCGACGCCGAGCGGGCGAGCGGGCTGGCCCGGCTGCGCTGGTCGAACGCCGGGCACCCGCCGCCGATGGTGGTCTCCCCCGACGGGCGGGTGACCGTCCTCGACGGCGGCCGCCCGGACCGGCTGCTCGGCGTCCGCCGCGCCGGGCCGCGCCGGGAGGCCGAGGTGAGCCTGCCGCCGGACGGCGTGGTGCTGCTCTACACCGACGGTCTGGTGGAGAACCGGGTCGAGGACATCGACCACGGCCTGCACCGGCTGCAGACCGTCCTCGGCGAGGTGGCCGGTCGCGACCTCGACGACCTGTGCGACGAGGTGCTCGCGCGGATGCTGCCGACCAACCCGGGTGACGACGTCGCGCTCATCGCGATCCAGCTGCACCCGCAGGACCGGCCCCGCCCGCCCGGGGCCGGCCCCGGCCGGGTGCCGCCGGACGTGCCCGCGGACTGACGGGGACCGTCAGCTCCAGCTGGTGCTCAGCCGGACACTGACACCGTCGGCGCCGCGCCGGATGGCGACGTGGTCGCACAGCTGCCGGGCCAACCACAGGCCCATGCCCCCGTGGGAGAGGTCGTCCCCGTGCGCGGGCCCGTAGCCGGCGAAGGGGTCGTCGAGGCCGGACCCGGAGTCGCGGATGGTGGCCACCAGCCGGCCCGGCGCGGTCCACAGCCGCAGGCCCGCGGGCAGCGACCCGTGCCGCACGGCGTTGGAGGTCATCTCGTCGACCGCCATGAGGAAGTCCTCGAGCACGTCGTCCGGCCCGTCGACGGTGCCCAGCAGGCCGCGCACGGCGTGGCGGAGGCGGGTGTGGTCGCTGACGTCGTCGTCCAGGGCCGGCTCGGTGGCCTCCAGCGGGTCGTCGGGCACCGGCAGCGTGCGCAGGTAGGTGGCCGGATCGAGGAAGTCGGCGTTGACCGTCCGCCCGGCGGCGGTGACCAGCTGCGGGTGGGTCCGCCGGACCGAGTCCAGGATGGGCGCCGGCAGCGCGGCGTCGAACACGCACAGGCCCCACAGCGGCCAGCGGGCCAGGGCGGCGTTGATCACCGACTCGTAGGCCTGCCACTCCCGCCAGTCGGCGGCCGTGGTGCCGTAGTCGGTCTCCCCGACGACCCGCAGCCGGCGGCCGGGTGCGGCGTGTTCCTCGGCGAACCGGCGGAACGCGGTGATCGCGCTGGGGGTGCGGGCCCGGTAGAGGGTGTGCCGCTCGACGACGACCACCCGCGGGTCGCGCCCGACGGCCTCGCGCAGCGGCCCGGTGGTCGCCGGCCCGGCGGCGATGAGCGCGGCGTCCCCGGCGGCGAGCCCCTCGAGCAGCCACGGCGCGGCGATGGCGGTGAGCTGGTCGACGTCGTCGTAGACCAGGGCGTCGTGCCGGTAGCCCGGCGAGCCGCCCCCGCCGGTGGCGGAGTCCCCGCCGTCGTGCGGTCGCTCCGTGTCCTCGCCGTGCACCGTGGCTGTCTCCCCGTCGTACCGGCAGCTGCACCGAGAGCCGACGCGCACGCGACGGCGTTCCCCGCCTGTGTACCCCACACAGGTCGACCCACGCCCGCTGCCGGGGTCGACGCGGCCCTCTCCGACCTCGCCGCGCACGGACGAGCACGGGGTGCCCGCGCTCCGGGCGACCGCCGGACACCCAGCCGCTATGGTCGGCGCCCGTCCCGATCGAAGGAGCCTCCGGATGACCCAGGTCGACGCCCAGCTCACGTCTCCGGAGTCGGTGGGGATGAGCGCCCGGCGCCTCGAGCGCATCGCGCCCGCGCTGCAGGAGTACGTCGACGAGCGCGGCTACCCGGGCTTCACGACGCTCGTGTCGCGCCGCGGCCGGCTCGTGCACGCGGGGCGGATCGGCTGGCAGGACCGGGAAGCCGAGGTGCCCCTGGCGGAGGACACGATCTACCGCTTGTACTCGATGACCAAGCCGATCGTCTGCACGGCGCTGATGACGCTGTTCGAGGAGGGCAGGTTCCGGCTCGTCGACCCGGTGGCGAAGTGGATCCCGGCGTTCGGGGCGACGAAGATCGCCGGTCCGGGCGGGACGCTGGAGGACCAGTCACCGCTGCGCCCGATGCAGATCCGCGACGTGATGAGCCACACGAGCGGGCTGACCTACGACTTCCTCGAGGACTTCCCGGTCGCGGAGCAGTACCGCGCCAAGCGGCTCATGCACGACCCGACGCGCACGCTGGAGCAGCTCGTCGACGAGCTCGCCACGATCCCGCTCGCCTTCGCGCCCGGGACGATGTGGCACTACAGCCTGGGCACCGACGTCACGGCACGCCTGATCGAGGTCATCTCGGGCCAGCGGCTGGGGGACTTCCTCCAGGAGCGCCTCTTCGCACCGCTCGGGATGACCGACACGGCCTTCGGTGTGCCGGAGTCCGCGCGCGGCCGGCTGTCCGCCATGTACGGCCTGCCGGACATCATCGCCCAGGACATGACCTTCAGCGCCCTGGCGGGCGCGTTCGCCGCCGGCGACTTGGGCCGCCGCGACGTGGAGCCGACCTACCCCAGCGACGCCCCCGACGTCTTCCAGCGCGGCGGCCTCGGCCTCTTCGGGACCGGGTCGGACTACCTGCGCTTCGCGACCATGCTGCTCACGGGCAAGGCGGAGGACGGCACGCGCATCCTCGGCCGCAAGACGCTCGAGCTGATGCACACCAACCACCTCGCACCGGCCCTGCGCCCGTACGCCCTCGCCGGCGTACCGGCGCTCGGCTACGGGTTCGGCCTGGGCTCCCGCGTGGCCATGGACATCGGCCAGAGCGCACTGGCCGGCTCCCCCGGGGAGTTCGGCTGGGCCGGTGCGGCGAAGACCTACTACTGGGTCGACCCGGTCGAGGAGCTCGTCGGCGTACTGCTGACCCAGCACATGGTCGGCTTCGACCTGCCCGAGGCCGACTTCCGGGCGGTCGTGTACCAGTCGATCGAGGACTGACGGCGGGCCCGGGCGGCGGCGGTCCCCGTCGGCTGCAGCCGGGTCGGCCGCGGCGCGTCAGGTGTGCAGGGCCCGGAGCACCTCGTGGAAGGCGGCCTTGCCCTCGAAGCCGATCCCGGGGATCTCGGTGAGCCCGACGCGGCTGTCCGCCACGACCGCGTCGTCGGCGAAGCCCCCGGTGGGCTGGAACTCGCCGGGGTAGGACTCGTTGCCGCCCAGGTGCAGGGCCGCGGCGATGTGCAGGGAGAACTGGTGCCCGCCGTGCGGGATGCAGCGCCGCGAGGACCACCCGTGCTGGGCGAGCATCTCTTGGATCCGCAGGTACTCCGTCAGGCCGTAGCTCAGGGCCGGGTCGACCTGGACGTAGTCGCGGTCGGGACGCATGCCGCCGTAGCGGATGAGGTTGCGGGCGTCCTGCAGCGAGAACAGGTTCTCGCCGGTCGCGATCGGGCCGCGGTACCGCTCGGCCAGCACCGCGTTGAGCCGGTAGTCCAGCGGGTCGCCGACCTCCTCGTACCAGAACAGACCGTAGGGCTCGATGGCCTCCCCGTAGCGGAGTGCGGTGTCGAGGTCGAACCGGCCGTTGACGTCGACGGCCAGGCGCGAGCCGTCACCGTCGAGCACCTCCAGGACGGCCTCGATCCGCTGCAGGTCCTCGGGGAGGTCCGCGCCGCCGATCTTCATCTTGACCACGCGGTACCCCTGGTCGAGGAAGCGCCGCATCTCGTCCTGCAGGTCGCCCAGGGTCTTGCCGGGCGCGTAGTAGCCGCCCGCGGCGTAGACGAAGACCTCCTCGTCGGGCTCGCCGTCGCCGTGGCGGTCGGACAGCCACCGGTACAGCGGTTGACCGGCGACCTTGGCGGCGAGGTCGAACAGCGCCATGTCCACCACGCCGACCGCGACCGAGCGCTCGCCGTGCCCGCCCGGCTTCTCGTTGGTCATCACCACGTCCCAGGCGCGGGTGGGGTCCAGCTGGCCGTCCTCGGCGAGCAGCGACTCCGGGTCCGCGTCGAGCAGCCGCGGCACGACCCTCCGCCGGATGATCTCCCCGGCGCTGTAGCGGCCGTTGGAGTTGAACCCGTACCCGACCACCGGCTCGCCGTCGCGCACGACGTCGGAGACCACCGCCACGATCGAGCTCTCCATCGCGCTGAAGTCGATCCAGGCGTTGCGGATGGACGAGCTGATCGGGACGACGCCCTCGTGCACGGAGACGATCCTCATCGAGACTTCCCTTCCGTGGGGCGAGTGGGGGCGCGCACCTCGTGAGCACGAGACGTGAGCACACCGTAGGGACGACGACGGCGGCCCCGCGAGGACCGGCCCACGGGCAGGACCCGGCCGGGTCCGGCCTCCCGTCCCCGGACCGGCAGGGACGTCTCGATGGGAGCAGGCGAGACGCGTGCAGCGCCGCTGCGGCGCCCTCGGGCGTGGGGCTCGCCCTCAGCGCCGGGCCAGCGCCGCGAGTGCGGCCCCGATCCGCGACCGGGTGTCGTCGGAGGTCCAGCCCGCGAGGACGGCCGCGTCCCCACCGGTGGTCGCCTCGATCGCGGCGTTCGCGGGACGGTGGAGCTGGGCCTTGGCCAGCCGGTAGGACGCCGGCGACCGGGACGCCTGCTCCGTGGCCAGCGCGACCGCCCGGGGGAGCAGCCCGCCGGGCTCGGTGAGTTCGTCGACCATCCCGAGGGCGAGCGCCTGCTCGCGGTCCCCGGCCTGCGCGCCGAGGAGCACCCGGCCGGCACGCGGGCCCAGCGCGTGCCGGACGATCTCCAGGGCGGACGTCGGGAAGGGGACGCCGACCGCCAGCTCGGTCAGGCCCATCCGTCCGCCCGACATCAGCCGCAGGTCGCAGGCCAGGGCCAGCACGCAGCCGCCGGCGATGGCGTGCCCGTTGACCGCCGCGACCGTCGGCCGCGGGTGGTCGAACACGGCGCGGAACGTGCGGGACAGCGCCGCCAGGAGCTCCTCGGTGTACGGCCGGCCGCCGTCGAGGACCCGGCGCAGGTCCACCCCGGCGGAGAAGGACGACCCGCTGCCGGTGACGACCACGGCCCGGTCGGTCGC
This window of the Geodermatophilus sp. DSM 44513 genome carries:
- a CDS encoding SpoIIE family protein phosphatase; amino-acid sequence: MSAEGTSSAEPLPDVVDDPADARRALLDLAITAAGVGTFDWDLTTGGLSWDDRLIEMFGYTPADFEGTIEAFRRRLHPADLPRITGLLQQAIDTRGDFATEYRVRLPDGGLRWVAARGRALGSEQGATVRLLGAAWDITERRAGQERVAQLIEGMAVGFATLDRDWVITHVNAEAERIIGAPREDLLGRDIWERFPEAVDSEFEVNFRRAAGTGRPVVFDAYYPAPLDIWVEVRATPTPDGLALYFLDVSARRAVQQQAERAAAREGLLNRITEELVGTLDAEEAIGRLARMVLPAVADLAIVTLIDDDRAAGTRRGLRTTATWHVDPALRPVVEAYAQARLAALTDDALILRAVRGGQVQLVARDAAAEVRRVLPPGPLHDMVTTLAPEAIVVLPLPGRTGPVGMLTLANGADRGPFTPEDLLTARHVATRAGLVLDNARLYRQQRDLAEGFQRSLLTPPPQPEHGQVVVRYVPAAQAAEVGGDWYDAFLQPSGATVLVIGDVVGHDVQAAAAMGQARTIVRTLAARGHAGPAAVLTEAEQVLQTLQSGILATAVVARLEQTDAERASGLARLRWSNAGHPPPMVVSPDGRVTVLDGGRPDRLLGVRRAGPRREAEVSLPPDGVVLLYTDGLVENRVEDIDHGLHRLQTVLGEVAGRDLDDLCDEVLARMLPTNPGDDVALIAIQLHPQDRPRPPGAGPGRVPPDVPAD
- a CDS encoding sensor histidine kinase; the protein is MHGEDTERPHDGGDSATGGGGSPGYRHDALVYDDVDQLTAIAAPWLLEGLAAGDAALIAAGPATTGPLREAVGRDPRVVVVERHTLYRARTPSAITAFRRFAEEHAAPGRRLRVVGETDYGTTAADWREWQAYESVINAALARWPLWGLCVFDAALPAPILDSVRRTHPQLVTAAGRTVNADFLDPATYLRTLPVPDDPLEATEPALDDDVSDHTRLRHAVRGLLGTVDGPDDVLEDFLMAVDEMTSNAVRHGSLPAGLRLWTAPGRLVATIRDSGSGLDDPFAGYGPAHGDDLSHGGMGLWLARQLCDHVAIRRGADGVSVRLSTSWS
- a CDS encoding serine hydrolase; protein product: MTQVDAQLTSPESVGMSARRLERIAPALQEYVDERGYPGFTTLVSRRGRLVHAGRIGWQDREAEVPLAEDTIYRLYSMTKPIVCTALMTLFEEGRFRLVDPVAKWIPAFGATKIAGPGGTLEDQSPLRPMQIRDVMSHTSGLTYDFLEDFPVAEQYRAKRLMHDPTRTLEQLVDELATIPLAFAPGTMWHYSLGTDVTARLIEVISGQRLGDFLQERLFAPLGMTDTAFGVPESARGRLSAMYGLPDIIAQDMTFSALAGAFAAGDLGRRDVEPTYPSDAPDVFQRGGLGLFGTGSDYLRFATMLLTGKAEDGTRILGRKTLELMHTNHLAPALRPYALAGVPALGYGFGLGSRVAMDIGQSALAGSPGEFGWAGAAKTYYWVDPVEELVGVLLTQHMVGFDLPEADFRAVVYQSIED
- a CDS encoding mandelate racemase/muconate lactonizing enzyme family protein, encoding MRIVSVHEGVVPISSSIRNAWIDFSAMESSIVAVVSDVVRDGEPVVGYGFNSNGRYSAGEIIRRRVVPRLLDADPESLLAEDGQLDPTRAWDVVMTNEKPGGHGERSVAVGVVDMALFDLAAKVAGQPLYRWLSDRHGDGEPDEEVFVYAAGGYYAPGKTLGDLQDEMRRFLDQGYRVVKMKIGGADLPEDLQRIEAVLEVLDGDGSRLAVDVNGRFDLDTALRYGEAIEPYGLFWYEEVGDPLDYRLNAVLAERYRGPIATGENLFSLQDARNLIRYGGMRPDRDYVQVDPALSYGLTEYLRIQEMLAQHGWSSRRCIPHGGHQFSLHIAAALHLGGNESYPGEFQPTGGFADDAVVADSRVGLTEIPGIGFEGKAAFHEVLRALHT
- a CDS encoding enoyl-CoA hydratase/isomerase family protein gives rise to the protein MLTTENRGDVAVLRIEHGRVGALDVELLDALTEAVTATDRAVVVTGSGSSFSAGVDLRRVLDGGRPYTEELLAALSRTFRAVFDHPRPTVAAVNGHAIAGGCVLALACDLRLMSGGRMGLTELAVGVPFPTSALEIVRHALGPRAGRVLLGAQAGDREQALALGMVDELTEPGGLLPRAVALATEQASRSPASYRLAKAQLHRPANAAIEATTGGDAAVLAGWTSDDTRSRIGAALAALARR